A genomic segment from Gavia stellata isolate bGavSte3 chromosome 4, bGavSte3.hap2, whole genome shotgun sequence encodes:
- the CHADL gene encoding chondroadherin-like protein, with protein MRLSWGLLLLMVALALRGMAAARCPTSCVCDNLRAHVLCLNGNLTAIPGTIPQLTKKLDLWGNSFTVISVGAFLATPYLTHLDLRRCKVERLEEGAFRGLGRLVYLNLASNGIALLYQESLDGLSSLQQLILEGNRIEEIQPGAFGHLGSLTVLDLRANALVYLPDMVFQGLQVLRWLRLSHNALHVLGSEAFAALPALRRLSLDHNELQALPGESLARLDGVTRLDLGYNPITYMAEEALAMASLKHLSLDHAALQDMAPNAFARSPELRTLDLRKNQLRGLPPLAGAGALARVSLAGNPLLCSCLLRPFHDWLARARVQVEGACAAPPALRGRPLDSLRAPEMRCGHPQQPPSPAVPSEQPSTAGSRQCPQECTCSPDFRHGSCENRDLREIPQGFPGDTHLLDLRRNTFGTVPPGAFPGLKELVSLHLQSCSIGVLRPGALRGLESLVYLYLTDNRLSTLAPAAFKGAPRLAYLDLDRNAFTRLPAVAFQLLPNLISLHLQHNTIGELVKGDLAGARGLRWLYLTGNAIRRIAPAALAPAKMLEKLHLEGNCLAEVPTAALWGLPALSELKLSQNPIKRVGDSAFLPVASSLQHLYLDNMGLEWISPRAFAGLGPKIRSLYLESNKMSNIPDMSNFTGLEILNLRDVPFHCDCQLLPLRRWIDKLNLRVGATCGSPAEAWGLKVKLSPTFQTCPGWGAGGPSPDKTKASSKPSKKKRWGKSPARGFKKSRA; from the exons ATGAGGCTGTCCTGGGGACTCCTCCTGCTCATGGTGGCCCTGGCCCTGCGGGGGATGGCTGCTGCCCGCTGTCCCACATCCTGTGTCTGCGACAACCTCCGCGCCCATGTCCTCTGCCTCAACGGGAACCTGACGGCCATCCCCGGCACCATCCCACAG CTCACCAAAAAACTGGACCTTTGGGGCAACAGCTTCACAGTCATCTCGGTGGGAGCCTTCCTCGCCACTCCATACCTCACGCACTTGGACCTGCGGCGCTGCAaggtggagaggctggaggaaggagctttccgggggctggggaggctggTCTACCTGAACCTGGCCTCCAATGGCATAGCCCTCCTCTATCAGGAGTCCCTGGATGGGCTGtcctccctccagcagctcatCCTGGAGGGGAATCGCATTGAGGAGATCCAGCCAGGTGCTTTTGGCCATCTGGGATCCCTTACTGTCCTCGACCTGAGGGCGAATGCCTTGGTCTACCTCCCGGACATGGTCTTCCAGGGTCTGCAGGTCCTCAGGTGGCTCCGGCTGTCCCACAACGCCCTCCACGTGCTGGGCAGTGAGGCCtttgctgccctgcctgccctgcgcAGGCTGAGCCTGGACCACAATGAGCTGCAGGCTCTACCTGGCGAGTCCctggccaggctggacggggtTACTCGGCTGGACCTGGGCTATAACCCCATCACCTACATGGCCGAGGAGGCCCTGGCCATGGCCTCCCTGAAGCACCTTTCCCTGGACCATGCTGCTCTCCAAGACATGGCTCCCAATGCCTTTGCCCGCAGCCCTGAGCTGCGCACACTGGACCTCCGCAAAAACCAGCTGCGGGGGCTGCCAcccctggctggggctggggcgcTGGCGAGGGTTAGCCTGGCTGGGAaccccctgctctgctcctgcctcctgcGCCCCTTCCACGACTGGCTGGCGAGGGCGCGGGTGCAGGTGGAGGGGGCCTGTGCCGCACCCCCTGCCCTGCGCGGCCGGCCCCTTGACTCCCTGAGGGCCCCTGAGATGAGATGCGgccacccccagcagccccccagccctgctgtgccaTCAGAGCAGCCGAGCACggctggcagcaggcagtgcccccAGGAGTGCACCTGCTCCCCCGATTTCCGGCACGGGTCCTGCGAGAACAGGGACCTGCGGGAGATTCCCCAGGGCTTCCCCGGGGACACTCACCTCCTCGACCTGCGCCGAAACACCTTTGGGACAGTGCCGCCGGGTGCCTTCCCTGGCCTGAAGGAGCTGGTGTCCCtccacctgcagagctgcagcattGGGGTGCTGCGCCCTGGGGCGCTGCGGGGTCTGGAGAGCTTGGTCTACCTCTACCTCACCGACAACCGCCTCTCTACCTTGGCACCTGCTGCCTTTAAGGGGGCCCCACGGCTGGCCTACCTCGACCTGGACCGCAACGCCTTCACCCGCCTGCCCGCGGTTGCCTTCCAGCTCCTGCCCAACCTTATCTCCCTCCacctgcagcacaacaccatTGGGGAGCTGGTGAAGGGTGACCTGGCCGGGGCCAGGGGGCTGCGCTGGCTCTACCTCACCGGGAATGCCATCAGGCGCATCGCCCCCGCTGCCCTGGCTCCTGCCAAGATGCTGGAGAAGCTGCACCTGGAGGGAAACTGCCTGGCGGAGGTGCCCACAGCGGCCCTGTGGGGGCTGCCTGCCCTGAGCGAGCTGAAGCTGTCCCAAAACCCCATCAAGCGCGTGGGGGACAGTGCCTTCCTGCCGGTGGCCTCCAGCCTGCAGCACCTCTACCTGGACAACATGGGCCTGGAGTGG ATTTCCCCCAGGGCTTTTGCTGGCCTCGGTCCCAAGATCAGAAGCCTCTACCTGGAGAGCAACAAAATGAGCAACATCCCCGACATGAGCAACTTCACAGGGCTGGAGATCCTCAACTTGAGGGACGTGCCTTTCCACTGCGACTGCCAGCTCCTTCCCCTGCGCAG GTGGATTGACAAACTCAACCTCCGCGTAGGGGCCACCTGTGGGTCCCCTGCAGAAGCCTGGGGGCTGAAGGTAAAGCTTTCCCCCACTTTCCAAACCTGCCCcggctggggggctgggggacccAGTCCTGACAAGACCAAGGCTTCAAGCAAGCCCAGCAAGAAAAAGAGATGGGGAAAATCACCAGCCAGAGGCTTCAAGAAGAGCAGAGCTTAG